The genomic segment AGCGCCTCCGCGGCGACCGCTGCCAGGTCGCCGCAGCGGCGTACGTGGTGGCGACGCAGGTCGCGCCGACGAGCGGCCTCCGCCAGGGCCTGCTCGACCTGGTGGGCTTCGTCGCGCAGCTCCGCGGCGCCACGTCGCAGATGCTGCCCCTGTTCGTCGAGGCGCTCGACCGCCAGGCGGGCGTCCAGCTCGCGGCTGCGGCACTCCTCGACCCTGCGGTCGAGCCGATCCGCTTCGGCGTCACGGTCGGCTCGGTCGGGGTCGTCACCGGCGGGCGGCGCCACCAGCTCCTCGGTCTCCAGGGTCACCAGCGCCTGCTGGTGGCGCTCGACCGACGCGGTGAGTTCGGCCCGGTGCTGGCGTAACAGTCCCTCCTGGCGGGTGAGCGCGTCGAGGTCCTTGGTGAGGCGCGCCAGCTGGTCAGCGGCGCCGGTGATGCGGGCGTCGGACCCATTGAGCGCCGCGGTGGCCGTGGCGAGCTGGGTGCGCCGTTGGTCCACGCGGGCACGGGCTTGCGCAACCTCGGATGCCGTCGCCGTCACAGCGTCATCGAGCGCGGCGACGCGTCGTTCGGCTTCCTCGGCGGCCGCGGCGCTGACCATCGACGAGCGGTCCGGCGTCGATCCCCCGACGAACCCGCAGGGACCGGCCACGTCTCCGTCCGGGGTGACGAAGGTCAGATCGGGATGTTCCTCGTGCAGCGCGACCGCCTGGGGCCAGTCGACGACGATGAAGGTGCCGGCCAGAGCGTGGCGAAGTGCCGCCAGCACCCCGACCGAGTCACGGTCACGGGCCGTCAGGAGTTCGGCCACCGGCCGGGACCCGGCCGGTGGGGCGGGCGCCACGGCGGCGGCCTCGTCCGCGGCGCGGGACGGGAGCACGACTGTCCGCCCGTGGTGGGCGCGACGAAGGTGCGCCACGGCGCCCGCTGCGTGACCCGCGGAACGTGCCACCACGGCGTCGTCGAGCGGGCCGAGCGCGGCGGCCACGGCGGCCTCTGCCCCGGCCTCGACGCGGACGTGGTCGGTCAGGAGGCCGAGCACCCCGTCGAGCTGTGACCTCAGCAGCGCCGTGGCGCCGTCGTCGGTCTGGGCGGAGGCGGCTCGCAGGGCTTCTGCCCGGGCGGCCTGGGAGGCCCGTTCGCGCTCGAGGTCGTGTTGGTGCACGACGGCTGCTTCCAGGTCGGCCTCGGCCTCCGCGAGCGCGGACTCGGTGTGCTCGACGCTCTCGGTCAGATGCCATTCCTCGGCGTCCAACCGACGGATGTCGTCCTGTACCCCCTCGATCTCCACACGCAGTTGTCGCCCGCGGGCGTCGAGTTCGCCCAGCTGGGTCTCCAGCCGTGTCGCCTCCGCCGAAGCGGCGTCCACGGCGTTGCGGTGCGCGCGGACATCGCCCTCCCACCGCAGGTAGCGCTCGCGCGCCTCGGTCCGTGCCCGCGCGGACGCGGCCTGGTTGCGCTCGTGTTCGCGCCGGGCGAGCTGCGCGTCGCGACTGGCGACCATGGCCCGTTCCAGTTCGGCGCGGGCTGTGGCCAGGGCCTGCAGACGAGCGGAGTGTTCGGCGTCGACCCGGTCAGCCTGGGCGCGGAGTTCGTCGGGGGGGCGCCCCGCCAGCGGGTCCTCGACGTACTCAAGGAGGTGACGGCGGCGGGCCTCGATCAGGGTGGCGGTGCCCTGCAACCGTTCCCGCAAGCGTGCGAGCCGTTCGACGGCGGCTCGGGCCGCTTCGGCACGGGGGGCGTCGGCCCGTAGCTGCTCCTCGGCGCCGTCGACCGCAGCCTCCAGCTCGCCGGTCGCCGCCTCGAGCGCGGCCTGTTCGGTGGCGGTCGCGGTGTCGTGCTCGTCTGCCTGCTGCCACGCTCGACGCAGGCCTGCCAGATCGTGTCCCGCGAGTCGGGTGCGCGCCTCGCGCAGTTCCGCCTGCAGCCGCGCGTGCTTGTTGGCGGCTTCGGCTTGCCGCTCGAGGGGACGCAGCTGGCGGCCCAGCTCGCGCAGCACCGTGCGCAGTTTCTCGACGTGGACGTCGACGTTCTCGAGCTTGCGGTGCGCGCGTTCGCGCCGGCGGCGGTGCTTCAGGATCCCTGCGGCCTCCTCGATGAACGCGCGGCGCTCCTCGGGCTTGGCGTGAAGGATCGCGTCGAGCTGGCCCTGCCCGACGATGGTGTGAAGTTCGCGGCCCAGACCGGTGTCGGACAGCAGCTCCTGGACGTCCAGCAGGCGGCACTCCACGCCGTTGATCGCGTAGATGTTCTCGCCGCTGGCGAGGATCTCCCGCGACAGACGGACCTCGCTGAAGCCCTGGGCGGAACCGCCGAGCCCGACCCCGCCCAGGCCCAGCTGGCCACGTGAGTTGTCGATGACGATCTCGACCTTGGCCTGACCGACCCCTGGGCGGCCCGGCGAACCAGCGAAGATGACGTCGGCCAGTTCACCGCCCCGCAGCACCTTCGCCGAGCGCGTTCCCAGGACCCACGCGAGCGCGTCCACGATGTTGGACTTCCCGGACCCGTTGGGTCCCACGATCGCGGTGATGCCGGTTTCGAACGCGAGGACGGTGCGCTCCGCGAAGGACTTGAACCCCCGCAGCGTGAGCGACTTCAGAAACAAGCTGCGAACCTCACCCGCTTCGCGTCCACGTCGGTGCCTCGGTGGTGGCCACCCGACGGCGCCCCCGTTGGCCGGCTCGGACGCTACCGACTGGTCGCCCCGGATCGGTGGAAGCTTCGCGGGGCGTGGCGGAGACGCGCGTGATCCTGGCTGGAGTGGCGGACGGGATGGGCCAGGACGGGACGGGCCACGGGGGGGCCGGTGCGCCCGGGAACCCGGAGTTCAGCCGATGCGGATCAGGCCAGCGCGGAGCTCGCGGTGTCCAGCGGTGTCTCCGCATCGAGATCGATCACGCGGCGCTCGTTGCGGGAGAGAGCCTCCTCGGCCCGCTTCAGCGCCTCCTCGAGGGCGGCGACCCGTGCGCGGAGCGCCCGGACCTCCTCCAGGAGCGCGAACGTACGCGGGTCCGCATGTGAGCCGACGATCGCTTTGGCCATGTGATCTCCCCAGTCGGGTCATCCGACCCGTGCTGTGCGCCCCGTGCGTCCCGGTCTGGCCCCCCGCGTGCCTGGTGACGCCGGCTCAGCGCGGACGTGCGGCAGCGCGCCGTGCCCACGCATGGTACCGGACCGAGACGACACAGTCGAACCGACGGTGACGCTCGTGGCGGGCGGTCGTGGGCCGCGACCACCCGCCCGGATGGTTCCCCCGTCGCCGTTCAGTGGCGGACTTCGAAGTCGTCGAGACCCTCGGGTTCGCGCTCGTCGCTCTCGACATCCTCGACCCGGGCGGCCCGCGGCCCACCGGAGTGGACCCAGTCAACGACCGTCTCGACCGCGTCGGGTTCTCCTTCGACCCACAGCTCGACGGAGCCGTCACGGCAGTTGCGGACCCAACCGGTCGCTCCCACCTCTCGAGCCCTCTCACGCGACGACGCACGGAAGAACACGCCCTGGACGCGACCGCGGATCTGCAGATGTCGCGCGGTCCGGCTCATATCTGGCAGCCTCGGCAGTGGTAGGTCAGGTAGCGTCCCTTGACCTTGGTCTTGACCACCGTACGCCGGCATCGCAGACAGGGCTGGCCCTCACGTCCGTAGACCTTCAGGTGCGCGATCGGCTCGCCCTCCTCATCGAAGGCGAGATCGGGGGTGGCGTCCTCGAGCGTGGTGCCACGCTGCTTGATGGCGGCCTGCAGCACCTCCTGGGTGGCGCGGTACAGCCGGCGGACCTCCTGGGTCGACAGCGTCTCCGACGACCGGTCGTGGCTGAGGCCCGCCGCCCACAGTGCCTCGTCGCTGTAGACGGTCCCGATCCCGAGGACGTGGCGCTCGTCCATCAGCAGCTGCTTGAGGGGGTCGGCGGCGGCCTGCAACCGCTCGGCGAACGCCAGCCAGGTGGGGTTGTCCTCGAACAGGTCGAGCGCGTCCGGGGGAACCTCGGCGGCCGCGAACGCCTCCTGGGTCGGCACCACCCCCATGTGGCAGGACTCGCCCTCGCTGGGGTCGGTGACGTGGATGGCCCCGCCCGTCGTGAAGGTGACGACGACGTCGGTGTCGGGCCCGGCCGGTTCGTTGATCGTCTCGCGGTGCAGCGTCGTCGTGTCACCAGGATCGATCACCCAGCTGTGTTCGTCGTCGAGATCGAGGAACAGCACGGTCCCCCGGCGCCGGACCGCCTCGATCTTCCTGCCCTCCAGCGCCTTGGCGAACTCCGGGCGGGTGCGGTGGTAGGGCCGCACGATCGCGGCGATCTTGACGTCGACCTCCTTGACCCGCTTGCCCACGATCTCCTTCTCGAGGTCCTTGCGCAGGACCTCCACCTCGGGTAGCTCGAGCACCCCGTCACCTCTCCTGCGCGTCGGGGCCGGGCGCCGATCGGTCGCTCCGGCTCAACAACCGGTAGGCCTCGCGTGCGGCGGCCTGCTCGGCCTTCTTCTTGCTCCCGCCGGTCCCCCGTCCGCACTCGATGCCTTCGACCGAGACCACGGCTGTGAACTCCGGGGCGTGGTCGGGACCCTCCTCGTGCAGGGCGTAGACCGGCAGGCTCCCGAAGCGCGCGGCGGCCAGTTCCTGCAGGCTCGTCTTGTAGTCGAGCGCCGCGCCGCGAGTGGCCAGCTCCTCCAGACGCTCGGCGAACAGGCGACGCACCAGCGCCGAGGCGGCCTCGAAGCCGCGATCGAGGTGCACTGCTCCGAGCACCGCCTCGAACGTGTCGGCCAGGATCGAATCCTTGTCCTGCCCGTCGGTGGCGACCTCGCCCTTCCCGAGGCGGACGAACCGGCCGAGGTCCAGTGCGCGGGCCACGTCCGCGAGCGTGGCGGTTCTCGTCGCCGCTGCACGCAGCTTCGTCAGGCGCCCCTCGGGCGCCTCGTGCATCTGCTCGAAGATCAGGTCGGTCACGACCAGCGTCAGCACGGCGTCACCGAGGAACTCCAACCGTTCGTTGGTCGGCAGGCCACCGTGCTCGAACGCGAACGACCGGTGTGTCAACGCCCGTCGCAGGATCCCGCCATCGCTGAACTGCATCTCCAAGCGCGCTTCGAGCTCGGCAAGCTCCGGGCGGTCAGCGTCGTCGCCGGTTGTGGGGACCCGCTGCACGGACGCCTCCCGGGTTGTCGTCGTCACTCGCGTCGCGACAGCGGTCGTGGCCCTCCGTTGAGGCGCGGGTGGTGGCCCCTAGTAGCTTTCAGGCTCGATGACCTGCTGGCCGCCGTACGAGCCGCATACCCGACAGACGGTGTGCGGCCGGATCGGGCTCTTGCAGCGCTTGCACGTGGCGTACGTCGGTTTGGCGAGGCGGAGCCAGTTGGACTTGCGGTGCCGCGTCCGTGAGCGGCTCAGCTTCCTCTTGGGGACGGCCATGACGTCTCCTGTTCAACGATCGATCGTGATCAGCCCGGCGGCAGGCTGAGGTCCTGCAGCGGTGCCCACCGTGGATCCACCCCGGTGGTCTCGCCGTGCCCGCAGCCAGACACGTTGCGGTCGGCGCCGCACACGGGGCACAGGCCGCGGCAGTCGGCGTGGCACAGGGTGCGCAGCGGAATCGTCGCGACGATCGCGTCACGGAACATGGCGACGAGATCGATGACGCCCTCGGGCAGGATCTCGTACCCGGCCTCGACCTCCTCGGCGTCGGGGTCGAGACGCCGAGGGTCGATGTACAGCTCCGACACGGCGACGTTGTGGTCGGCGTCGACGTCGGTCAGGCACCGGCCGCAGGGCAGCGACGTGGCGAACGCCAGCCGGCCACGGACCAGCAAGCCGTCGACCAGCATCTCGAGGCGCAGGTCGACGCCGATGGGTCCGTCGAGTGCCTGGTCAGCGGGACCCCAGTCGCTCGCGGGCGCGTCGACCTCGCCACGGGTCAGCGTGGCGGTGACCTCCCGCGTCGCACCAGGGCGGTCGACGAGGTCGGTGATGGGGATACGCACGTGGAGGCTCCGAGTTCGTGGATCGGGAGGCTAGCACAACAGCCACATAGCGCGCGCTGTGCGCACGTCTTCGCGCGCTGACCCGACTCCCGGCGGAACAGGGGGTGGCGGCCACGCGCACCCCGCTCAACGCCATCACCTCGTCTCCCATTCCTCGTCGGCGCGCTCTTCCTCGACGTCGGCGAGGTCGTCCGCCGCGATCCGCCCGCGGAGCTTGTCGCGTCCCCGTCCCACCGCCGCGAGCGTCTTGTTCAGCACCACCTCGAAGTTCGCGAGCTTGGCGTCGACGTAGTCCTCGGCTTCGAGGCGGATCTGGCGGGCGTGCTCCTGGGCCTCGTCGATGACGCGGTCGGCCTCGCGGTTGGCGGCCTGGACCACCTCCGTCCGTGACACCAGCCGGGCGCGCTCCGCCTCGGCGTCCTCGCGGAGCTGCGCCGCTTCGCGCCGGGCCCGGTCGAGGATCTCGTCACGCTCCTTCAGGATCCACCGGGCCTGGCGCAACTCGTCGGGGAGCGAGCCGCGCAGTTCGGCGATCACGCCTTCCAGCTCGGCCCGGTTGAGCATGATGGAGGCGGACAGCGGGACGTTCTTCCCGTCGGCCACCATGAGCTCGAGCTGGTGGAGCTTGGCCTCGACGTCCAGAGAGCCGCTCGGTGCGGCGCTCCACGAGGTCGGACGGCTGGTGTCGGTATCGGCCATGTGGACTCTCGCTCCGTGGTGTTCCCTGCCAGCGTACTGGCGGGGGCCCGGGCTCAACCGAACTCCTCGGCCAGCGCCGCGGCGACCTGCGGGGGTACCAGGCCCTGAACCGACCCGCCGAGGCGGATGACCTCCTTCACCAGCGACGACGACAGGTACGACCAGTCGGGGCTGGTGGACATGAACAGGGTCTCGACGTCGCCCAGCCGCTGGTTCATCTGGGCCATCTGGAGCTCGTACTCGAAGTCGCTGACCGCGCGGAGGCCCTTGACGATGACGCCGATCCCGCGCTCGTGGCAGAAGTGCACCAGCAGCCCCTGGAAGCTGGTGACCTGGACGTTACCCAGGTGGGCGGTGGTCTCCTCGATCAGGCGCACACGGTCGCCGACGTCGAACAGGGGCTGCTTGGTGGGGTTCTGCAGCACCGCCACGACGACCTCGTCGAAGCGCGACGCGATGCGCTCGATGATGTCGAGGTGGCCGTAGGTGACCGGGTCGAAGCTCCCCGGGCACACTGCGGAGTTGCTCATCGGCCGGACCTTCCGTGCGTCGCCAGCCGGGAAACTACTGGCCGACCAGGTGTCCTTCGGCCACGGCTTCGTGCAGGACGGTGTCGCCGTAGCGCCGGGTCCGGGTGGGCCGCAGGTCGGTCGGCCATGGCGGCGCGGGGGCATGGTGGCTGGCCTCGAGGACCACCAGGCCGTCCGGGGCGAGCACCGTGGGCAGGTGTGCGAGCACGTCCGCCAGTTCCATCCGGTCGGTGTCGTAGGGAGGGTCGATAAGGACCAGGTCGAACGCGGTGCCCGGCAACCGATCACGGAGCGCCGCGCGAACGTCGGCGTGCAGCACGACGGCGTCTTGGCCCAGTCCGGTCCGTTCGAGGTTCTCCACGAGCGCCCGGTGGGCGCCGGCCGCACGCTCGACGAAGACCGCCAGCCGCGCTCCCCGAGACAGCGACTCGATGCCCAGCGCGCCGGAACCGGCGTACAGGTCGGCGACGGCCGCTCCGGGCAGACGCGGTTGCACCGAGGAGAACAGCGCCTCCTTCACGCGGTCGCTGGTCGGGCGGGTCCCGCGCCCGCGGGGCGCCGTCAGCCGCCGTCCACGGGCGGCCCCGGCGATGACCCTGACGGCAGCCTCCTCGACCGCGAGGTGGCCAGGGTACGACGCGACCGGCCTCATCCCGTGGCGAGCGCCTCGAGCTGCTCCAGGCCACCGCGGTAGCGGCGGCGGACCTCTGCCCGCAGACCAGCCAGCCGGGGCGCCGCCAGGTCGGGGTCTGCGGTGACGAGCTCGCCGGCCAGCTGCCGGCAGTGGACGACGACCTCCAGGTCGTCGGCGAGGCGGGCCAGCTTCAGGTCGGGCATCCCCGACTGGCGGCTGCCGAACAGCTGACCCTCCCCGCGCAGCTCGAGGTCGACCTCGGCGAGCGCGAAGCCGTCATGGGTCAAGGCCACCGCCTCCAGCCGGGTCCTGGCCTCGTCGGTGAGCTCCTCGCCCGGCCGCCCGGCGAACAGCACGCAGTAGCTGCGGTCGGCGCCGCGGCCGATCCGGCCGCGTAGCTGGTGCAGCTGGGAGATCCCGAACCGATCGGCGTCCTCGACGATCATCACGGTGGCGCTTGGGACGTCGACACCGACCTCGACGACGGTGGTGGCCACCAGGACGTCGAGTTCGCCGCGACGGAAGGCGCTCATCGCCGCGTCCTTGTCGTCGCCCCGCATCCGTCCGTGGACCAGCCCGACCCGCAGGTCGGCGAAGACCGTGTCACGCAGCCGGATGTACTCGTCCTCGGCGGCGCGGGCGGCCACGTCCTCGGAGCCCTCGACCAGCGGGCACACCACGTAGGTCTGGCGTCCGCGGGCTGCCTGCTCGCGGACGAAGGCGTACAGGCGCTCACGTCGACCGGTCTGGTCCGACGTGATCACTTGGGTCACGACCTCCTGGCGCCCCGGCGGGAGCTCGTCCAGGACGGTGACGTCGAGGTCGCCGAAGAGCGTCAGCGCGAGCGAGCGCGGGATCGGCGTGGCGGTCATCACCAGCACGTCGGGCGCGGCGGCGTGGTCGGTGGCCTTCTCACGCAGCGACACGCGCTGGTGCACGCCGAAACGGTGCTGCTCATCGATCACCACCACGCCGAGGTCGGCGAAGCGCACCCCCTCTTCCAGCAGCGCGTGGGTGCCAACGACGATGTCGGTCGTACCCGACAGCAGCTCTGCGAGGATGCGACGCTTGGCGGCGGTGGGCGTCGCCGAGGTGAGCAGCTCCAGGCGGATCCCGTCGAGGACGTTCACGCCCAGCGGAGCGAGCTGGTCGGTCAGTGTGCGCTGGTGCTGCACAGCGAGGACCTCGGTCGGGGCCATCAGGACCGCCTGACGGCCGTTGTCCACGGCGCACAGCATCGTCCAGGTGGCCACCAGGGTCTTGCCGGATCCGACGTCACCCTGCAGCAGCCGGTGCATCGGGCGGTCGGCGGCCAGGTCGGCCCCGACCTCGCACGTCGCGCGCTGCTGGGCCGCGGTCGGCGTGAAGCCCAGCGCGTCCAGGAACCGGCTGGCGCGACCGTCAGGCGTCGGGCCGTTGTCCATTCCGGCCCTGCCGGCCTCCAACCGGACGCGCCGCCAGTGCAACCCGACCTGGAGGGTGAACAGCTCATCGAAGACGATCCGGCGTCGGGCGGCGGCCGCGGCACGGTGATCGGGCGGGGAGTGGATGGCGCGGACCGCCGTGTCGAGTGGCATCAGCCCGAGCTGGTCGCGGAGGTCGTCGGGGAGGAAGTCGTCGACCTCAGGCAGCCGGTCCAGCGCGGCGTCGATCCACCCCTGCATCCGCCAGCTCGGGACCGCCTCCGTGGCGGGGTACACGGGGACGAGCCTGCGGTGGTGGACGTCGCCTGTCCGCCCGTCACGCCCCAGGTCGTGGACGTCGGGCATCACCAGCTGCGGCTGGCCGTGGCGACGCTCGAGCGTTCCCGAGAACGTCGCGACGGTCCCGGGCGGGTGGCGACGTGGTCGCCAGTCCTGGTTGAAGAACGTCACGGCGAAGGGGGTGCCGGTGCCGTCCCGGACGGTGGCTTCGCTGATGGTGAGGCGGCGGCCGGTCCGCTTGGAGGTGGGCTGCCGCTGCGTCCACTGCACGACGGTCCCCACGAGCGTGACCGGCTCCCCGACCGTCGCGAGGTCCAGCGGGACGAGCTCGCCGAGATCCTCGTACCGCCGTGGGTAGTGCTCGATCAGGTCGCGAACGGTCTCGATCCCGAATTGCGACCGCAAGGTTGTCGCGCGCCGGGATGCCACTCCCGGGACGGTGGCGACGGGGTCGTCGAGGTCCAGCCGGTCGGCCACTGCTCGGCTCCTGTGAAGCTCGCCAGCGTGGGCGCAGGGTACAAACGCGCCGTGGCCGAGCCGCGAACGTCGACCGCTGCGAGCGGCGCCACGGTGCGGCACGGCCGCAGGTGCGCTAGTCTGCGATCCGTCGCCTGCCGCTCGTTTGACGCGGGTCGACACGCACCCTCGGTCGCGCCCAGCATCGTGCTCCCGACATCGTGCTGTGGTTGTGCTGTGTGACCGTGCGTCGAGTCGTGAACGGAGTCACAATGGCGGCTGTCTGCGAGATCTGCGGGAAGGGCCCCTGGTACGGCAAGCAGGTCAGCCACTCGCACCGGCGTTCGTCGCGGCGGTGGAACCCCAACATCCAGCGGTTGCGTGTGCTCAAGGACGGACGGGTGCAGCGGGTCGATGTGTGCACGTCGTGCGTCAAGGCGGGGAAGATCCAGCGACCACCGGTGGGCAGCGGCGGCTGACCCACCCCGCGCCCCCGGGACGTCGCCGTCCCGAGCAGCTGTGGGTCTGGATCGGACACCGTCAGCAGTCGTGTCCGATCTCCCAGCCGGGGTTGACCGGACCAATCCCGTGTCCCACCCGGATCCCGTGCTCGATCGCTCCGGTCACGAACCTCTTCGCCTCTCGCACCGCGGCGACCACGTCGTCTCCGTGCGCCAACCGAGCAGCGATCGCCGACGCCAGCGTGCACCCCGTGCCGTGCGTATCGCGCGTATCGAGCCGGCGAGAACGGATCTCGTGGTAGGCGCTGCCGTCGGTGAGCAGGTCGACCGCGTCGTCGTTGTCCGGCAGGTGCCCGCCCTTGACCAGCACCCAGCGCGGCCCCAGTTCCAGCACGGCGTCGCCCGCCCGCCGCAGGTCCTCGGCCCGCTCGACCTTGACGTCGCTCAGCAGCGTCACCTCCCCCACGTTGGGCGTGACGACCAACGCCCTGGGCAACAGGTCGTTGCGCAGCGCGTCGACCGCATCGTCTCGCAGCAGCGGGTCCCCGTGCTTGGACGCCGCCACCGGATCGACCACGACGGTGCGCACGTCGTACTCGTCGAGCGCCGCGGCGACGGCGGTGATGATCGCGGAGTTGGCGAGCATCCCGGTCTTGACGCTGTCCACACCGATGTCCTCGACGACGCTCTTCAGCTGGCGGACGACGAAGTCGGGTGGGATCTCGTGGACGCCCTGCACCCCGACCGTGTTCTGGGCGGTGAGAGCCGTGATCACGCTCATGCCGTACGCGCCGAGTGCCTGGAAGGTCTTCAGGTCGGCCTGGATCCCCGCTCCACCGCCGGAGTCGGAGCCCGCCACCGTCAGCACGCGGACGGGACGCTCGCTCATCCTGCCTCCTCCTGCCGTCGGGGTCCGTGCTCGTGGCCGAGCCGGCTGATGTCGCGCTCGCTGCCATCGGCGAGGCGCAGCGCGACGCCGTCCCCGTCCGTGACCGTACCGACCTCGTGCCAGACGAACCCCCGCGCCAGCAGCTGCCGCGCCAGGTCCGCCACCCGGTCGGGCGGCACAGCAGCGACCAGCGCGAGGTCGTCGCCCCCGCCGCACAGCAGCTCGAACAGGTCGATCGCGAGCGCCTCGGCCACGGCGGCCACGCCCGGGTCGACGGGGAGCCGCTCGGCATCGACGACCACCCGCACGCCGGAGGCGGCGGCGACGTGGCCCAGGTCCCGCCCCAGTCCGTCGCTGACGTCGATGCAGGCGTGCGCGCCGTGGCGCGCCAACGCCGCGCCCGCCTCAGGAAACGCCTCCGGCCGGCGGTGCGCGCGCAGCAGCTGCGGATGATCGTCGAGCAGGTCGCGACGTCCGGCGCGGTGCGCCGCCAGACCGGCCGCAGCCGCCCCCAGCGGTCCGATCACGATCACCGCATCGCCGGGGCGGGCACCCGACCGCAGCAGCGGGCGCTCGGCGTGGAGCCGGCCGAGGACGGTCACGGCCACGGCCAGCACCGGTCCGCCGGCGATGTCCCCGCCGACGAGGGCGACCCCCCACCGGCGTGCGGCCTCGTCGAGGCCGGCGTACAGCGCGTGCACGGCGTCGTCGGGCAGATCGGCGGGGCGGATCAGCGCGACGACCGCCGCGGCGGTCGATGCGCCGACGGCGGCGAGGTCGCTGACGTTCACAGCGATCGCCTTCCAACCCACGTCCGCGTGGTTGGAGATCGTCAGGTCGAAGTGCACACCCTCGACGAGGGCGTCCACGGCGACGGCGATGTCGGCATCGCCGAACGTGACGACCGCGGCGTCGTCGCCGACACCGAGCGGGATACCCGGGCCCGCTCGGGCCAGGCGGGGCTGCAGTGCGGCGAGCAACTCGAACTCCGGCGATGTCACCGCGATCGCTCCTGTCTCCTCGACGGTGTCCCGCTGCGCGGCACGGCGACCATGCCCGGTCTGACGGCCACGAGCGCGTAGGCTGGTGTTGACGATCCTGCCCGGCAGGAGGGGCCCGACCGAAGGAGCGCGCGTGGCAGTCTCGGCGTACATCCTCATCCAGACCGAGGTCGGCAAGGCGGCCGACGTCGCGGAGCAGGTGGCGGAGATCGACGGGGTCAGCGAAGCATCGGACGTGACCGGCCCCTACGACGTGATCGTCCGTGCCGAAGCCGGCAACGTCGACGAGCTCGGCAAGATGGTCGTCTCCAAGATCCAGGCCATCGACGGGATCACCCGGACCTTGACCTGCCCCGTCGTGCACCTGTAGCGCTCAGGGGGCGTAATGGGCCTCCTCCCGGGCCGCCTCCAGGGCGAGCTCCAGGAGGCGGCTGACCAGGTCCGGGTACTTCAACCCTTCGGCTTCCCACAGCCGCGGGAACATCGAGCTGGGGGTGAACCCCGGGATGGTGTTGATCTCGTTGACGAACACCGCCCCGTCGCCCCGCAGGAAGAAGTCGATGCGGGCCATCCCCCGGCAGCCGATCGCGAGGTACGCCTGGCGCGCCAGGTCGCGGATCCGGACGGTGAGCGCCTCGGGCAGCTCCGCCGGCAGAATCAGCTCGGAGGCGTCGAGGTACTTGGCCTCGAAGTCGTAGAACTCGTGGCTGGGCACGATCTCGCCCGGCAGCGTCGTGTGGACCTCGGCGTTACCGAGCACGCCGACCTCGACCTCCCGGACCTCCTCGATCCCCTCTTCGACGATCGCGACCCGGTCGTAGCCGAACGCCTCCTGAAGTCCGGCCTCGAGGTCGTCGCGCCCGGTCACCTTGGTGATTCCGATCGACGAGCCTTGCCGCGCCGGTTTGGCGAACATCGGGTACTTGAGCGCCCCGTCGATCTCGTCGAGGAGCGCGCCACGTTCATCGACCCACCGTTCGTAGCGCACCGGCAGGTATGGGACCTGCGGTAGCCCGCGTGCCTTGAAGGCGCTCTTCATGGCGCGCTTGTCGATGCCCAGCGACGACGCGGTCACATCGGCACCGACGTACGGCACGCTGACCGACGCCAGCAGCCCCTGCACGGTGCCGTCCTCGCCGTAGGGTCCGTGCAGCACCGGGAAAGCAACGTCGATCGGCGAGACGGTGTCGTAGCGCTCTTGGTCGGGATCGGTCGCGTCGAACGAGACCAGCACCGGCCCATGGCGATCGAGGATGCACGCGACCGTGGGCCCGTCGCTGTCCACCTCGGGCAGGGCTCGGCCGGGACGGGCCTGGATGTCACCGTT from the Actinomycetota bacterium genome contains:
- the rsmD gene encoding 16S rRNA (guanine(966)-N(2))-methyltransferase RsmD produces the protein MRPVASYPGHLAVEEAAVRVIAGAARGRRLTAPRGRGTRPTSDRVKEALFSSVQPRLPGAAVADLYAGSGALGIESLSRGARLAVFVERAAGAHRALVENLERTGLGQDAVVLHADVRAALRDRLPGTAFDLVLIDPPYDTDRMELADVLAHLPTVLAPDGLVVLEASHHAPAPPWPTDLRPTRTRRYGDTVLHEAVAEGHLVGQ
- the recG gene encoding ATP-dependent DNA helicase RecG; amino-acid sequence: MADRLDLDDPVATVPGVASRRATTLRSQFGIETVRDLIEHYPRRYEDLGELVPLDLATVGEPVTLVGTVVQWTQRQPTSKRTGRRLTISEATVRDGTGTPFAVTFFNQDWRPRRHPPGTVATFSGTLERRHGQPQLVMPDVHDLGRDGRTGDVHHRRLVPVYPATEAVPSWRMQGWIDAALDRLPEVDDFLPDDLRDQLGLMPLDTAVRAIHSPPDHRAAAAARRRIVFDELFTLQVGLHWRRVRLEAGRAGMDNGPTPDGRASRFLDALGFTPTAAQQRATCEVGADLAADRPMHRLLQGDVGSGKTLVATWTMLCAVDNGRQAVLMAPTEVLAVQHQRTLTDQLAPLGVNVLDGIRLELLTSATPTAAKRRILAELLSGTTDIVVGTHALLEEGVRFADLGVVVIDEQHRFGVHQRVSLREKATDHAAAPDVLVMTATPIPRSLALTLFGDLDVTVLDELPPGRQEVVTQVITSDQTGRRERLYAFVREQAARGRQTYVVCPLVEGSEDVAARAAEDEYIRLRDTVFADLRVGLVHGRMRGDDKDAAMSAFRRGELDVLVATTVVEVGVDVPSATVMIVEDADRFGISQLHQLRGRIGRGADRSYCVLFAGRPGEELTDEARTRLEAVALTHDGFALAEVDLELRGEGQLFGSRQSGMPDLKLARLADDLEVVVHCRQLAGELVTADPDLAAPRLAGLRAEVRRRYRGGLEQLEALATG
- the rpmB gene encoding 50S ribosomal protein L28, whose translation is MAAVCEICGKGPWYGKQVSHSHRRSSRRWNPNIQRLRVLKDGRVQRVDVCTSCVKAGKIQRPPVGSGG
- the thiD gene encoding bifunctional hydroxymethylpyrimidine kinase/phosphomethylpyrimidine kinase, whose amino-acid sequence is MSERPVRVLTVAGSDSGGGAGIQADLKTFQALGAYGMSVITALTAQNTVGVQGVHEIPPDFVVRQLKSVVEDIGVDSVKTGMLANSAIITAVAAALDEYDVRTVVVDPVAASKHGDPLLRDDAVDALRNDLLPRALVVTPNVGEVTLLSDVKVERAEDLRRAGDAVLELGPRWVLVKGGHLPDNDDAVDLLTDGSAYHEIRSRRLDTRDTHGTGCTLASAIAARLAHGDDVVAAVREAKRFVTGAIEHGIRVGHGIGPVNPGWEIGHDC
- the thiL gene encoding thiamine-phosphate kinase, translating into MTSPEFELLAALQPRLARAGPGIPLGVGDDAAVVTFGDADIAVAVDALVEGVHFDLTISNHADVGWKAIAVNVSDLAAVGASTAAAVVALIRPADLPDDAVHALYAGLDEAARRWGVALVGGDIAGGPVLAVAVTVLGRLHAERPLLRSGARPGDAVIVIGPLGAAAAGLAAHRAGRRDLLDDHPQLLRAHRRPEAFPEAGAALARHGAHACIDVSDGLGRDLGHVAAASGVRVVVDAERLPVDPGVAAVAEALAIDLFELLCGGGDDLALVAAVPPDRVADLARQLLARGFVWHEVGTVTDGDGVALRLADGSERDISRLGHEHGPRRQEEAG
- a CDS encoding Lrp/AsnC ligand binding domain-containing protein, whose translation is MAVSAYILIQTEVGKAADVAEQVAEIDGVSEASDVTGPYDVIVRAEAGNVDELGKMVVSKIQAIDGITRTLTCPVVHL